The Argentina anserina chromosome 5, drPotAnse1.1, whole genome shotgun sequence genome includes the window tattaaatattggcatattcaataaaatttctcgtattccttatttacaagatgatctcgtgAGAATTATATTTGGCTTGACTTAGCATGAATGgccaacgtttgcaactcacgtggtttttaaattggccgcttttggctTACATGAGACCCCCCCAATAGTACTATATTGTTAAATTGGACCTTAAAATTTGagaaacggacctcggaacgtcaaaaattGACGTCGTGTTTGGCCGTACCCTATTACTCTGCTGGCGTTTCCGGAACATTTTCTGGTGATTTGGCCGCCTTCATGTCACTTTCCGGCGCCACCACCTGattcctgccggcgtcccctgtcggacctgcaacttgataggagcacaaagtgcgacgttcttaatgtgtttatgctATATTCTTACTCTCTGTTACATCTTATTTattatgttttagtttattttgtatgaataagtgtttaGGTAGAGtttatatcgattatgagttaattgatgatgaaatcgttttaaatgttaagaatccttgttgagatatgattccttgtttgtgtatgattcatcctttcctatttctttgtttctaacatacttgttcttattaggaaatataAATCTATGTTGgagaaagaaaacaatcaTAGTTGCGCAAGGAATAAGGAGAGGCCGTGCaacattgatggtttcctattggGAGTTGgatttcaaaaccaagttgggGATGGATTTTCAAGGTGTACATGAAGATATTTTCGTGCATACAAATTAGAATTATCAAGGAGAATAAGATATGCACTTAGAAGctcaatccatgcaagaatcagaAAACTGTTAGgatttgtagtccaactttgacgggctcccctggatagcttaGATCGAATTAGAAGATGTTCCTTTTATGGATGGAAAACTCTACGAGTTtattttctgtaggatttagaATCGAATCAATATCATATTcatacagggagatatgaccgaatcattactcggaggtccagtggaCTCGgtagaattatctcagccattgatttgcttttaatCCAAGAGTTGTGAGGGAAAGTTGGGGTcttgtttctcctatatatagaggcacaaATCTATATCAGAATCAGCAAAAATTCTTGCACCAAataaagtcaaagaaggctacaacaaataaatgagaagaggtaataAAATCAAAGAAGTCATGtagcaaataaatgagaagaggtgaGAAAATCAAAGAAGACTGTAGtaaatgaaggaaaaaaaaatcaaagaaagcTGCAGCCAATgagataagagagagagagagagagagagagagagagagagagagagagagagagagagagagagagagagagagagagagagagagagagagagagagagagagagagagagagagagagagagagagagctgccTCCTTAATTCAAATGAGGAATTTCgtacaaaacaaatcaacattaaaggaggaaaaatatatgtaattaatgtcCAATCCTTATCAGAATCAGAATTCTGCCAGTGCACGTCATCCATCTTTGATGGACTTTCCTGGACAACTCACGATGACTCAGACAAcgtatgatatatggatgaaaatctACAAAAGCCTATTTTCCAATGCAATTGAAATCACCTCAATACCTATTTTCTAGCGAGAGTTATGGCGACAATATGACACAAAGGTCAGTTCTgccaaattgagaaaatctagaaaacctaaaccaatttggtttcaactttgtggccGGCCTCCCTAGagtttttcctctatatataacacCTCATTTCTACAGAAAAGAATCATCAAACCTTGCACCAAGTACTAActaaagctctgcccaaacacatacTAACtaccaagaaatcctaaataTCAAttccatccttcatcatccCTTGTTCCAAGCATGTTGAGTGAAGGACCTCCATCACCTTAGAAGTCTCGACCTACCTTTGTGAATGCGTAGAGATTGCCTAAAGTGTAACATGATTCTTCTATGTTCAATTCGGTTTTTAGGTTTCTTGTATTTGGATGATTACaatgtttggtttttgttaaTCTATTTcgactttgtctatgaagttgTAGTATGATTTCGAGTTAtataaagatgatgaattttttaGGTTTTTGTTCTATGATATCTGGTTTCTGTCGTGCATGTTGTTGAAGTGATTTCGAAAGTATCTAAGTGTGTGTTTGGGTAAGGGACTTTGAGGTTCCAAGGAATTTGTAAGTGAAGGGATTTAGAAGTGAAGGGTTTTGAAGGTGATGGGATTTTAAAATGAAAGGACTTTGGGAATGGATTATTAAAATGACTTGTTTGGGTGATAAAGGGGATTTAATCAAGgaatttataaatataattatttttaaactagtaattattttcttttaactaaattattataaaacatgAAAAAGTTTGTGTCACCAAATAATTCTAaaaatgcaacaattaaagTCTCCGTCACAATTTAGATTGCATCGTACTTACATTCATAATATTAAAATGTCGAATGTTCTAAGAAAGATTGATAACATATcaaacacaacaacaaaaacatataaattCAAAAAACAATTATGACATTGACTTCAATATAAATTGGCTTTTCTTCTCAATTAGAATCTTCTTCAATATTTGAAACTTTGTGGGATTGTTGACAAACACCTCAATTGCTCTCCACCGAAGATCTTCTTCTAAATCAGGTATTCCCATCAACTCTTCATAAACTTCATCAACTGTCACATTTGCACTCTTCTTTAATGTTGAAACCATACTAGATGCCATTTCTTTGATTGGAGAAGCCATTTCGGATACCGCCACTTTTTTTGGGTGCGGTGTAACTGTTGAAGTAGAATATTCGGTTTTCTCTTCAAACTATCATCTTGGAAACTTCCTCCTATTCCACTGAGGCTAACATTGTCCTCGTCAATGCTCATAGTCTCATTTGCATCATCAGCATTTTCAGCCCCATAACCGGTTGCTCTATCCTTCGCACACAAGTCTACAATATCATCCCAATTGACAATTGTCTTGAATCGATACTTCGAAGCCTCAGAGTGTGTCTGTCATGAAAAACATgtgaaaacaagataattcagCTTCAAATTTAAAACATGAATTTGCAAAGTGATAATCAATGTAGCTCAATATAAATAGCTTATTAAAgtaacttgaaaaaaaaaaaagatatcagAAACTTGGAAACAAGATCATACCTTTGCATATTCACTCCACACATTGTCGTCATCCACGGTTATCATCTTACGTCCACTATCCCAATTAAAGCCACTTTGACTTAAGATATCAGAAACTACTCCATATGTCTTTTTCCACCCTTTCAGGTGGTTTTTGACATTATCTTTCGTCACAAATACGTTATATATGGTTGACATCTTCAATGCAGCCGAAGTGAATACTTCAGATTTCCACCCACCATCACCTTTGTGGCCTTGTTATCTCTCACTTTTAAGAATATCGGCCAATGTAATATCCATTTCCGGATTCCATTGCAAGTATTTGCTTccatcatcttctttttttatacATTTTTGCTTCTTATCCTTTCATTTTTTAGCTTCCATTCTTAGATTActgttgaaaaaaaataaagaaattatgtAAATAGGAGGCATCAGCAAGAAACAACAAACTAGTACTTCCACAATGATCATCTTATTGGATGAATCAATCCTATCCACTATAGAACCAAGAATCCCCCGGCGAAAAGAACATTACTCAATAAATGGACTCTAGCAAATAACCCCCAAAAAGTAACCCTAAAATTAGCCTTATCCAAACCTCCTCCATCTCCAGCCCACAAAAATCTCCAAATATATAATACATGATGTTCGTGTGTGTATTCAACTCATTTCCATCCACCTTAATTTAAAAACTGCATCCCAATGaagatttattttttgttctaCCATCAAaaccatgttttttttttcacacaaCAAATTCATTAGAGAATCAACCAGCTTATGGCAAAACGTATGAAAAGATTCAAAAACAGCTTCACAGCATACTGGGTATTCAGGAGGAATGCAATCAAAAGCCTCCCATCATTTTTTACTTATGATGCAGCAATTAAGAAAATCAATCCAAAAATCATCATTTCTGAAATCTAAAGTATTTCGGCCTAGTAAATCATGCAACCAGAAATCCAACCAAGCTCACAGATTGCTGAATCTCAAAGTATTTGCTGGTAGACATGACATAAGAACTACAAGAGTCTCTGGTGCAGTAGGCATCCATCTCATATATGGTGTAGTACCCAGCAAAATTAGCAAAGAACATGATTTTCCCAATCTCAGTGCCGCTCATATTTCTCTTGAACCCCATTCCAGGCGACAAGAAGCACACCATGAGGGTACAACCACCAATGTTTACAAGTTAAAATAAACAGGCATAACAAAATGATACCGCCAAAGAAAAGGTACTCCCATAATCCTCTCTCCAGAACCAACATCCAACCTGCATAACTGATTACATCTTCATAAACCTTGAGAAATACCTAAGATTCCTACTGGACCCTCTTCATACTAGAGAGGCATCCCCAACTATTTGTGTCGCTGCCCTCCACAACGTCCATAGACTCTCATGTTGTcttacttaaaaaaaaatgttaaggAAAGCTTTAACACAACTCATCCTCCCTCCCTTAGAAAGAATGCCTTTTTATATCTCAACTACCCCTAAGAGGTAATCCCAAATATTTCAAGGGGCAAAATCTTAACTGAAGCAGCAACATAATTTCCCTTATTTATGTACATTCACAGGAGCAAGAGCTTACTTACCAGTGTTAGCTATTAACACTAATGCAAATCCTAAGACTTCTTACAGGCCCTAAAATTAGTAATGGCATATAAACTTGTGGATCTAAAGAAAATCAGATTAAGACTTCTGGTAGGTCCTAAGGATAGATGACAATAGCATATACACATTTGAAACTAAAGGAAACCGCTAAACTGTTTAAAGCCTTTCTGCTTGTTTAATGGTACAgaaaaaatgataaacaaaaCAACGAGCAGCTCAATTAAGGTCGTATATGAACTTTGGTGTTACCTCAGGTGAATTGGCCAGGGTTCTAGCAAGTGCAACTCTTTGTGCTTGGCCTACAGACAGTCAGAGAAATTGAATAACAGTTTCGTTGGCaatcattgaataaacaaAAGATATCAATACCAGTGTAACATTACCAGGAAACTATCAAAGTTCAATTCCTGATCCACCCTCAAAACTCATAACAATTCCCTATCCCAAATTTTGAATCCCATAACAAAGCCCAGAATCCAGAACAAGTTTTGTATCATATTACAAAACCCAGAAGCCATAACAAGTTTCATATCTCAttacaaaacccaaaacctaGAACAGATCTCAAGAACACATACGATAGATCGCCCAAAATGGAGATCTCTTCACGCCAAATTAAACGATAGAACCGTTGATTACAAAGAGAAACACCAGCCCATGAGTGTGGAACAAACCTGAAGATGAGCGATGCCAAGGGTAGAGAGAGCGAGGAATCGAGGACCCGGAGGAATTTTGAAGTTACGCGTGGAGAGGTGGAACATAGAGGAGAGAGTTTTATTCGGTGGAATCCCTCACAAAATTCCTCGTTAAAATCCTATGCAATTAAAATCCCTTCCTCTTTTTTTGCCAAACGATGGATTCAGCCCGGAGGAATTTGTAATCCCTTTTAAAAGTCCTCTCTCTCGTTGAAGTCCTCTACCCAAACACACGGTAAGTGTTATGTTTGCGTTGAGTTATGACATCTAGGTTGTTAGATTTAAGGCTTGCGATGAattcaattatttttatttgatgcGTTGAGTATGCATGTTAAGATTAATTGATTAGAGTTTAATGAATGCCATTGAGAAATAGTTGAATGTGTttagtgtctatgtgtttaggataACCGTTGAGAACCTTAATTGCATGATTCAACCTTAGTTACTTATGAGATGTTTCGGCATGAACCTTAGGGAGAATGAAACTTAATTTTCGTTGGCTTTGTGTaccttgttttggtgatggcttgtgtgtgtgtttgattgatcacttgtatatattagtttaggtttttattttatgtttttatacAATCCGATCATATATTTCGaatcttttatatcttttgtgatttcgttgttaaatgtttgtgattctttgatagactggatccccggtttgtgaacgataccctcttgctttatattactaacgatgcttacatggtgaatattgatgtcgagtaatcgaaccgatcacaACTCCGggctccataccggccagcttCGGCCGCTGCCGGCTGGTTTTCTGGCAAACTGTTTTGCCGGTTTCTGTCGACTTTTCCAGCGACTTTTTTGTCGTTTCTCGTCaattttccggcatatttcccACAATTTTTTACTTCCACATTTTCCGAGTTTAAATTTCACCCAATTTtaagttcttttgacatgattTTCAGTTCATTTTCTGGTATTCTctaagtcgtttcatagctcaaatgatgttattattattggtgacctcccgcaccaattggatggattttaccaccctaattgtttggtattcaactgctccaataccatgtttttccaactcttaggttgaagaatgtagttatTGCCATTTGATACAGTCGATATGATTGTACtatttgttttcaatcctCTTTCTGACAATGTCCTACGGGGTATTGCTTGGAATTGTTCCCCATGTTGTcgactctcttaatttcttttgatGATGTCTCGTGGCGAAGTCGAGTGACTTGTtgattgcgtaaccacccacactgttctacgggataggtagttgttttacggatctcgtgcggatattgtgttttatatctttgtctcttgctaagttttaaaaggtCATAGatgccaatgatgaattttcatcttgatatttgtgttgagaatggagaggaataaattgtcaaatttcattgacaatagctttttcaagcttcggcAGTaactttgttagcctgcagacatagctttgcttgcctgcagcaatagctttatgtaactcaagattctttgaatcatgggttcggttttgctgtcttcttggttttgacatgatcatttttggtcattttgaacgagatatgatgattagagttctttgaaatttacatgatcatatatttttcatgttcacgaagcgattggaggaccacctcaccgtgctccacacggtgaggccgtgcctatccGTACCATgcatggtgaggccgagcctgcccctctcggcggctccatggcattcaggccgtcggtggcggcatcccttCCTTCACAAGAGCTTGTGAttcctcccgtgttttctaatgcctccatgacaatctaTGATgtccatcgctcattttgcaaagcttgttctcttgctagatttcaaggaagtcctttaTTTGATAAgtctccaaccgagaacattccattcttacaaagtctttaaggtgacattagtggaccataTTCAACTGAATgcagacatttttcggtatttttatggtataggttaagagcatcgacgcgttagTCACACGTCgatttgctttccacaaggatcgctgcatttgctaagtttttagctatgatcatcatcctaagggctcaccacctttcacatcctctcaaatctatttgattggataccgttggagagtttacctccacgacttttgatgatttcgttttgcatatctattGTGATCatcgttgaacatattgttCATCATATTCATTCAccgcacgatctagcagaggcCCGgtcttggttatgggtactaacctaccgGTCTTTGCaaggggatatgtaatgatgttgcatgcaacgacacttattcgtttcagacccacaactcacaaagcgtttagtgcgtaccaaaTGGTTattggatacgatcccaacattttttttcactAACGCGTATTTGGTTAAGTTGCTTATGTGCCTCCATTTT containing:
- the LOC126795688 gene encoding uncharacterized protein LOC126795688 — encoded protein: MSTIYNVFVTKDNVKNHLKGWKKTYGVVSDILSQSGFNWDSGRKMITVDDDNVWSEYAKTHSEASKYRFKTIVNWDDIVDLCAKDRATGYGAENADDANETMSIDEDNVSLSGIGGSFQDDSLKRKPNILLQQLHRTQKKWRYPKWLLQSKKWHLVWFQH